In a single window of the Antennarius striatus isolate MH-2024 chromosome 3, ASM4005453v1, whole genome shotgun sequence genome:
- the LOC137593037 gene encoding immediate early response 3-interacting protein 1 codes for MAFTLYSLIQAAILCINAVAVLHEERFLSKIGWGVDQSVGGFGDEPGVKVQLMNLIRSVRTVMRVPLIAVNSVCIALLLLFG; via the exons ATGGCTTTTACTTTATATTCTCTCATTCAAGCGGCAATATTGTGCATTAATGCCGTCGCTGTATTGCACGAAGAGCGATTTTTGAGCAAAA TTGGTTGGGGAGTGGACCAAAGCGTCGGAGGTTTTGGTGATGAACCCGGCGTTAAAGTTCAATTAATGAACCTCATCCGCTCCGTGAGGACAGTAATGAGAG TGCCGTTGATTGCTGTGAATTCGGTGTGTATTGCGTTGCTGCTTCTCTTTGGATGA